In a genomic window of Dermochelys coriacea isolate rDerCor1 chromosome 11, rDerCor1.pri.v4, whole genome shotgun sequence:
- the MSTN gene encoding growth/differentiation factor 8, whose amino-acid sequence MIHQCGKLFLGLYLPLGIYLVLKEKNKKARKGKGCTECEIMQKLQICVYIYLFMLIILGPVALNDSSQPKENGEKDELCIACTWRQNTKSSRIEAIKIQILSKLRLEQAPNISRDTIKQLLPKAPPLQELIDQYDVQRDDSSDGSLEDDDYHATTETIITMPTESDFLVQMEGKPKCCFFKFSSKIQYNKVVKAQLWIYLRQVQKPTTVFVQILRLIRPMKDGTRYTGIRSLKLDMNPGTGIWQSIDVKTVLQNWLKQPESNLGIEIKAFDENGRDLAVTFPGPGEDGLNPFLEVRVTDTPKRSRRDFGLDCDEHSTESRCCRYPLTVDFEAFGWDWIIAPKRYKANYCSGECEFVFLQKYPHTHLVHQANPRGSAGPCCTPTKMSPINMLYFNGKEQIIYGKIPAMVVDRCGCS is encoded by the exons ATGATTCACCAGTGTGGTAAGTTGTTTCTCGGATTATACTTGCCTTTAGGGATCTATTTagtactgaaagaaaaaaataagaaagcaaGGAAGGGAAAAGGCTGCACTGAATGTGAGATCATGCAAAAGCTACAAATCTGTGTTTATATTTACCTGTTCATGCTGATTATACTTGGTCCAGTGGCTCTTAATGACAGTAGTCAGCCAAAAGAGAATGGAGAAAAAGATGAACTATGCATTGCATGTACATGGAGGCAAAATACAAAATCTTCCAGAATAGAAGCCATAAAAATTCAAATCCTCAGCAAACTTCGTCTGGAACAAGCTCCTAATATTAGCAGGGATactataaaacagcttttaccCAAAGCTCCTCCATTGCAAGAACTGATTGATCAGTATGACGTCCAGAGAGATGACAGCAGTGATGGTTCTTTGGAAGATGATGATTATCATGCTACAACTGAGACTATTATTACAATGCCTACAGAGT CTGATTTTCTTGTGCAAATGGAGGGGAAACCAAAATGTTGCTTCTTTAAGTTTAGCTCTAAAATACAATATAACAAAGTAGTAAAGGCCCAGTTGTGGATTTACTTGAGGCAAGTCCAGAAACCTACAACAGTATTCGTGCAGATCCTGAGACTCATCAGACCCATGAAAGACGGTACAAGATATACTGGAATTCGATCTTTGAAACTTGACATGAACCCAGGCACTGGTATTTGGCAGAGTATTGATGTGAAGACAGTGTTACAAAATTGGCTCAAACAACCTGAATCCAACTTAGGCATTGAAATCAAAGCTTTTGATGAGAATGGACGAGATCTTGCTGTAACTTTCCCAGGACCAGGTGAAGATGGACTG AATCCATTTTTAGAGGTCAGGGTTACAGACACACCAAAAAGATCCCGCAGGGATTTTGGCCTTGACTGTGATGAACACTCAACAGAATCCCGATGCTGTCGTTACCCACTGACTGTGGATTTTGAAGCTTTTGGATGGGACTGGATTATTGCACCCAAGAGATACAAAGCCAATTACTGCTCTGGAGAATGTGAATTTGTATTTTTACAGAAATATCCACATACTCATCTTGTCCACCAAGCAAACCCTAGAGGTTCAGCAGGCCCCTGCTGCACACCTACCAAGATGTCCCCAATAAATATGCTGTATTTCAATGGAAAGGAACAAATAATATATGGAAAGATACCAGCCATGGTAGTAGATCGTTGTGGGTGCTCATGA